ataaaaatgaattgaattcaattaattgaataattttttttatttatatatttggcTTCAAATAGGATGTGAACTCCAAAGATAACCCTAATAACACTGAACAACTCATTaatagtaaaataatttttttttttacaaaaaatttatttcaaatagaGTGATATTGTATtctctaaaaataaaaatattatcatGAAAATAACTCAATTAGAAAAGTATCCGGTAAACCTCTAGCAAACTGTATATTGCTTCGTATATGTAATTTAAAAAGGATTACAtatctatattttaaaatttacttGCATTTAGACatatctacacaataaatctgaaATTGTcacattatataaaattataataaaacccacttaaaattataatttattaattttctactAATTGAGTGTATATAAAACTGCTTGCACATAAGAATTTCCCTTTTCCTTAGAAGTAAAATTTATGCTTAAATTTGCTAATTTATTCCTCACTTATCCCATAGAACAATACAGTACTCAACCTCACCACATAAACCCTAAATTCCTCGTCAACACATGCTCACTAGAATTTTCCTTGCAAATTAATTTCTCGAGTGCCTCGCCTGGCCAGGGCGCTAGGTTGAAGATTCAGAAAATGGCAGCCACTTGGTCATAGGCGTTCACTACTTATTTACCACGGTCTAATAAGCTACTAGGAGGGGTTTGTAGAAGCTTCTATGTCTTCCCAATCTGAGGTTTCATACTACCCGTAATTTTCAATCTCTTTATTTTCTGAGCTTCCACGTCTTCGATGGGACCATTTCTTGTGACGATGATGATGATGTTTTGGTCTCTTCTCGCTAATGGCAATGGCGATGTCATTAGGGAACAGGTCTCGAAGCACAAACGCATGTACTATTGTGGTTACAAGCAGAGCTGTGACTATAAAAGTAGAGGTGATAGAGAGTATGACAGCTAGAGTTCGAGTTAATATGTTGGTGACTTCATTTGAGTACCTAATGGTTGCAATGGCAGCTCCAGTCATGGGGAAAGTGTAAGCCCACCAAGCCAATGAGAACCTATAATTTCAAGAAAGCATAGACGTAAGTCAAGCTCAGAAGAGGACTGATGGACAGGAAAACAGCTTCAGATGTTAGAAACTTACTTAAATCCTCGGAAAAAATTTATACGAACTGCCTGCAGAATTACAGAACACAATAGCATGGTTAGAAAATGGAGACCAATCACACCAAGGATGCAAGTTAGTTTGCTGTTTTTCAAATGCTCAAATTGAACATGTGGTAGAGAGGCTTACTAGTGAGAAATAAAGAAACAGGGCAATGAAATAAGCAATCCTCGAGCCATAATCAAAGGAGCCTTGAATCTTTGCCCATGCCATGGAAGCAACGCTTGGTGCTGCAACAAATAGAAAGAATACTGGATGGAGCTCCTTTTGGAGCGTTTCATTTGTTGGAAGTCTCTGATAGAGGGTTACAAATAGCACTGTGTAGTGAGCCAACCCAACAGCAAAGAAGAAAATAGGCCCTTCTTTTAGCCCCATTGATGCACCCAACAATGCCCCAACAAAGTTCCCTAAAATTGAGAGATGATTTGAAGGATTCGCCACTCTTGAAAGCCTTCTTTGTCCTCCACACATCCACTGTCCGTAGATCTTAAGCTCAAGACAGAGGATTGGAGTCATGAGAATGAACCAAAGGACACTATGCAGGTTGTTAGCAACTGATGGAGGCACTCCAAGTGCTAAGAACAGGAGGGCTATCCATGGTGCAAAGAAGAAATTGACACGGATTGGGTGGTAGTATTCACGGCGAACTGCTTCAAAGTAGAGAATCACTTTGACAAGATAGATGGAAGCAACAGTGGCTACAAGAGCAAGAGAGATGCACCATAGGATAAGATTCACCTTTGGGCTAATATGGAGAAATTTTGTGGAAGCAGAGGTGGCCAGGGTTTTCCACATGATTGCCTGGCTGCTAATGCCAAGACAGATACCGAATGAAGTGATGGGATATCGGAGaagaaatggccataacttgtcaTCTGGTAGCACTATTTCCTCTGAGGCCTATGAAATTAGCAACAGAAAAGGATATTCATGATCAGAATAGATAAATATGAATTGGAGGAAGCTAAGCACTTACTCTAAGGTTCTCCATCTCAGGCCCTTCCAATGCATCGTAGTATCGATCCACAGGTAAAGCATCCACATGCTCCACAGAATTCTCTGGTGAAGGTTTACGTGGCTTCCCACGTAAATGTGATATCTGCCTCTCAAGTTTCCCAGACCATGTTTTGAAAGAATCATAGCTTTTATCCTCCAGTTTTTGATGGTTATCAGAATTTGTAATATTGACTCTCACCTCATGGTTATTAGAAAGAATCATAGTAGAAAAAACCGAAATTCCATTGCTGAAACTTGTTCCGCCATTATCTGAAGGAACCTTTTCGTTGATCTCTGAGCTGTTTTCCCTTGGAgaagttggcatgctaatagaaaTAGAATTTTTAAAAGGGGGCAAAATTAATTCtcgaacatatatatatatatatatatatatatatatatatatatatatatatatatatatatatatatatatatatatatatatatatatataactctttACAAGATGGAAGgactaaatataatatttatcatATTTAATACAGTACAATCAAACCTcggaatattttaaatttttgttaattttttataaaatttgacatTCGCAAAAATAATTAGAGAACTCTTTTGATGAAATTGAACATatatttaagtaattaattttaaaaataattagtatttgagttatacTTTTAATTATTTGATCTTAATTTAACTCctctttgaaaaatatttttattattaatttataaatcatcaaaggtaaatcatatattaaattaaaatctaTTCTATTGATAATTAAATCTAACCAAATTTGACACGCTAAATTATGTTAAGAGAATAAAATTAaggtttataattatttattatttcaataatagtatataaatttcaattaactcatatttttataaatttttatatttaatgacTATAAATTATTACCAAAAATCAATACACATAATATTAGATAATTGtaaaaatagaaaattttaataatattttataaataaaatatatgtttaactttctttttacttGATTTCTACACTTCATAgatttaaaaacaatttcaatactaTTTAACTAAGACTCATTGATATTACATGTTTCGTCCATGATTTTAATAAACTTAAACGTGTATGTTGTTGATATTTCATTTCCTTCCTCAAATAAAtttcttataaaaaatttattgaatttaaaaatgacaaaaaaaaaattagaaaaaaaaatgatgtaAATGTTGAGAAAAGGCAAATAAATGAGTTGAGATATATATAATTCACGCAATAAAAATTTATAACATTACTAAAAATACCTACTTTAAAAAAAGAGAGTCATTTAGTGacttcaaaagtgggcaacatagaagccaaattgacttcacATGACCTCAAAGAGAGAGATGGTGTGggaatgagaaagtacaaaaatgaagagaaaaaaaaagaatgtataagaaattacctaaatgtgataataatgaggcatatgagcagtacaagatagcaaagaaataaGCAAAAAGGatagagagagaaagaagagaacacacattttttttttttttttgagaagcttatgatagtattccagAGAGAGGTCTTATGAAAATGtgtagaacaaaagagggtatctattaggtacatacaagtattgaaagatatgtatgaagggagttttgtgaaacatatacaagagagtattagtATTCCTGCATGCATGATGTGGATGATATGTGTTTGATAGATGAGAGAGAAGGAGAGGAGATAGGGAGCTAGacttttggagaagtactctagagtcaaagggttttaagttaaggtaGGAGTAGTTTGAATGATGTGGTACTATCCCCAGTAAAATCTTTAAAAAATATCTAGGCTCCTTCAAGTGGATGGGGGGGGgagggaggatgttagtcataggattaaggatgatggttgaagtggagggcGTGCACGgttttttatgtgatcgtaagattcccaataaattaaaaggaaatgctaaagagagagaagagagagatgaTGAGTGTGGGTGTGTGACtagactagactagataaagtccagtaagagagagagaaaagtagagaaagtgccaattgaagataagttgagagaaaggagattgaggtggttttgggataaaggtttagttgagttgagttgtgtaTTCTCAGCAAAATGtttttttatttcatattttttacttttatcatttaaatttttattaaaagtaaaaataataaaGGGGAAAACTTCTTAATAATTAAGgaggaaattttattttttaaaatatttttttgtggCTTCACCACTGGCGCCTTGGCGCCCCATACCTATATCTATAGTGTGAATTCTCTGAAGTTCATGAAGATCTCGCTGCCCTTGAGAATAGCTAACAGAAAGAAGAAATCATGAAGAGTTTACCTTGGCGAACACTGAAAGCTTTTTCAGAGTTTGTGGGACTGTAAGTCTTCTTCTCTTCGACGGAGAGTGTATTTTCACATTGCATCTCCATGAGGTTCCCTCATGCTGTATTTTTCAATGGTGTTTCAGTTGCTTTGCTTACACAAACAGATCTATAAATGTAAAGATTTAATTAGCTGCTTCTTTTTAGCAAGTCTTCTTCACTGCGGTAAGAGTTGCCGGCTTAGAAGGACCAACTACCTTAGGCCAGATATAGAAATGGGGTCCCTTTACTCTTGAAGAAGAGAAACTTGTCATTCAGCTTCATGGTATTCTTGGAAACTAATAAGAGGTTTCTGTAAGATAAGAGTATAATTCGTGATCTTGTTGGATTATAGTctcttaattgattaattaattttgctTTTATATTAAGCATCATGGTACATTAATTAATTGTTCAAGGTATGGAATGCACGATATTAAGTTGTGGCATTTTGTGCTGCCCCTTTTCTAATCCTATGAATATTGCTCCAACAACACAAGTGGAATCTTACAATGGTAGGTCATTATCAGTCACTGTGATTTGTTTACTGCATTTGGTTTTGTGCTACTCTCTAATTGTTTGCTATCGATAATGGCGAACTACTTAGCAGGCTGCACAATGTTTATTAGTCATACCGTCGAACACTTTGTTTGCCATTACAATTGGCAAACAGGGGTTGAAAACCCTGATCCGAAAATTAAGTTTTTCCTTAAcctaattttacaaaaatttttttcttaatagtaTGATTTGAAAAATTTCTCCCATAAAAGCACCAGCATCCCCTGCTACTCGCCATTTGAAGATATGGAGTGCAAGAGCTGCAAATGTTATGCTGAAAATGTGAATGTTGAGTCTGACTTATCAAGCTCTATTGAGTTAGAAGATTTTTTTAGACTCAACACTACAACTTTTGTTGGATTTTCCCCATTAAAAATGGGATTTCCTCTGTGTCTTTAGGAGAGCATCCTGGAAGAAGGACATGATAGCCCTAATCCAATTTCTATGCCTGTGATTGTAGCAGCCATACAGTCACTATATCATACATTATAAGGGAAAAAATGACAAGAAAGAAAATACACTGATGGTCTGTTTCGAATTACTATAagaattattattgaaaaaattatttttttaaatatattaattaaatatattaaaaattaaatttatatattttaatcgtAATTacagtaaaataattaaaaaaaattaacataatttaaaataatttttttcaaaataagatttttttttaaacctTAAACTCAATGTTAAACAATGGCTTATGATAGTATAAAATGAATTTTCAAAAATAATAGCCTATTTAGTATTTGCCCCAAAAAAATATCCGTTACTTGTATAAAAAATAGTcaaaaaaatctcaaattttattaatttttataattgcatcttaaattgtttttttttaaacTTGCACCCTAAGTTAACAGTGCAATTACAGCCTGTCGTCAGGTATTTCATTAATTACTTAATAGAACTACATATTACCTCCTATTTATTTCAAATTAAGCCCTAATTAAATCTAATTAAGggtttttttttatccttttttaGAACATATCTTTTTcaaaacatttttatttttttaatcattaattataataaaatttatacataatcattataattaataatttaagtaaaattatcataatttttctCATGAAGCATGCAAAGCACAGAGGTCAAGGGAAGAAAATTAACTTCTAAAGGGGTGCATTCCGTTCAAACTGAATCGAACAGAATCAAATcgaattaaatcataaaaattgaattatatattttagaaatcgaaccaaatcaaaaTGGATAAAAAATCAAATCCAACCGAACCActctatttcagttcggttcaaattgatcgattttgattttttatcattttttaatttagacttaattttcaagttatttagtctgattttgactttgatttgaacctaataactattaatcaatgaaattgaacaatttatatatataaaattatatataattcataaattatccataaaaataaatcaattcaaaaatcaataaactatttgattttggttcggtttaatctatttttttctatttaaaaccgaaccgaactgaaataatagaaaattttataatataaaattaaaccgaaccaaattatcttaaaaatcgaACTAAATTATCGAATTAAGACGATTCAGTTCGGTTTATTCCGTTGAAACCGAATAATGCTCACCCCCAACTACTAGAGTTGTAGAAAACTGAAGAATTAATCAAGTAAACAATTAAATATATCTTATTAATTAGGATTTTACTTAATGACATATTAGGATTTTACTTAATTAAGTAATCTGCATAATTATGCATGCAAATGTCtggattaattaatgaaaaagaaAGCATGAgaaccaaaaataataaattaactaTTCATAGCCTTATCATTTATCAAACATGAAATCTCCACACGCTTTCTTTTCTTTGGGCAGATGAACATGTCTTCTTGACGCTATTTTAGGATTTATGAGAATGTTGCTTAATTATtgtgaaaaataattttcttaattattttaattaaaaatattaaaaatgaatttaCAATTACGTTTAATATTttctaattataataattttaaaataattaaaaaacttTTGTAAACTGTTTTCTTAATAACATTTTTTTgaagtatacatatatatatatatatatgtcttgAAAATAGGGGTGGCATGGCTAATTGCGTCAGGGCAATAATGCTGTGGGTTTGGACTATGGACTGGAATTGGGCCAACAATGATACTGTTCACGCACTTATTATTTGTCCAGTGGCTACTTCTTGCTGGAGAGAACTTGGCACTGGAGTGGATCAAAACCATACCTGTCTTTTTAAAGATTGGATTATGCATTTATTTCAGACTAAAAGTTTTGATTTTAATTGCAAAATGGCAGCTATGGTCTAGAGTTTATGTTATAGCAGAAACAAGCTAATTTGGAATCACAAGCCTATATAGAGTCAGGAAGTATACTTTTGGAGAAACTCAATTCTTTAAGACTGGAATAACGCCAGAACACAGTATCAGCCCTCTGAAACTTTCATATTAGCAAGTGGGAGAAGCTCTCAATGGGTTCCCCCTCCTAGCagttatttaaaatgcaatgtggatAGTGCCATTTTTCAAGATCAAGCTAAAGTGGGATTCGGGTTCGTGGTTCGTGACTGCCAAGGCCATTTTATCGAAGCAGGGCCAGGTTGGAAGAAGGGTCTTTCTCCTCCTAAGGTGGTAGAAGCTTTTGGGCTTAGATCAATGTTGTCTTGGTTAAGCAGCAAGCACTTTTCATAATATTCAAGTGGAAGTAGATTCTAAAGAGCTGGTGTAGGGTATCTTTTATTGGAAAGAAAATTACTCGAATCGGGATCTTTTAGTTCGAGATTACAAGTAGATCATTCAGTAAGGAATCGATGTCTCTATAAATTGGGTCTCACGGCAGGCCAATCTTGCAGCTCATAAGCTAACTAGATCTTCTATTCATTTTGATCATATGGTTGTATGGGTAAAACTGTTTGAAGCTCTGCACCCTTGGCTAACTTTTGTTTTACAGTAATGAAATTCAgcttatttttcaaaaataaaaaataaaaaaataaaaaaaatttcctgATTCCCACCTTAAGCATCCATTTGGTGTCACTTCAATTTCAAGTTTTGACTCAAACCCACAAAGCCCGAAACTCCCTACCCACAAATGGGCTTATATTTTCTCTCCGACACATCGATGAACCATTTTGGCCCAATAAGTTCATCTGTTCGTGCCATCTCCCCATCTATGGGCCGCCCTCTTCTTGTGCTTCATCTTACAAACCTGGCTATTATTATTACACTCTGCAATTTTTAGGTTctcttaattatatataaataaataaaagaaaaaaaatactatGCGATCTCAATCATCCTTTTAATTCGTGTCTTTATAGAATTGACATTAACAAGACAAAtctattattaaaaatttgaaaattctgTCAGATGTTTTTCAATAATTTTCATTTAGTAATGATGAAAATCCAACAGCAAATAAAGCATTGAATAATCCCATGGAAAAGGGCTTTGTTGAAAGAACCTTAATTAATAATGGTTACTTAATGTGCCTCTCTGAAAGCACAAGAGGACAACTTGGGTTGTTTAATTATGAGACAATTGGTTATGGGAAGGCTGCAGCACACGTATAAACAGATGGTGGATTTGAATAATTGGTGTTTGCATTGCAAGGTGTCTGCTCTTAGATGGAATGGGTTTTATCATGAATTGTGGAATAAAGAATAATGATATGCATAATTATAGAATATCTTACTATTACCATTAATTATATTGATAGAGACTTCTCTTTAGTCTTTTTACAGCCGCTGGATGCACACCCTTATCCTCCAATGCCTTCATGCACAGTTGCACACAAACAAACAAAGAAATTCACTGCCACTATTGCACTCTCAGctgcatatgtatatatatatatagtaaaaaaAAAGGGGGTGGAGTGAAGGCATTTTGATTGGAGAGAAATGAGTCTCATGTAGCTTTAGACTTTAGAGCTTTTCTTGGTCAtcaattttgataaaaatgaTGAATAGAAAAAGTGGGTTTGGGTATGAGGGGGCTTTAAGGCTTTTAGGCCACACTGTTTTTTGTAAAGTGAAAATGATATCTTTCATTTTGACCAACTATTTGTGCAAGTAAAGCACCATGGCCACTGGCAACCAAAAAGCAAGTCGGCAAGACCTGGTTTGGCTTTTAGCGAGTCAGCAACTTGATTCTACAGCCTGTGGGTCGGATCATTTTCTTATTGGctgcctttatttatttatttatttatttcacatATACAACGCACGATTGCACTTGGGAAATAATGAGTTTGGTTTGGAAAAtgaaatttttgagaaaaaaaaaatggaaaatttGGGTAATGTGTTTCCCTATTTGTAGATCGACTGAAAAGCTGAGGATGCAGACCAAAAGCACTAATTGAAGAAAGTTGGTGTGATTTTGGCATCCATTGTTGAAGGCGGTCACAGCTCCAGACAAAATGATACGAACAATTAATGGAACTTTCACCTCATTTATAATTACATCACATGACCCAAATATCACAATGCCAAATTCTGCATTCTCTTACTCTTATCACTTGCATTTATGTGATTTTAAGTGATGATATGCAACTAGAAGTTGAcacagaaaaaaaaataataataaaagtaatGAATGAATCAGTTTAGTAGAATAACATCAACCCATTGAAgcttttaataatttaatcattttttagTCTACATCAAATGCTTCACCGGTgaccaccaccgatatgcaggtATGGTCTTTTAGGGCTTgttcatttattaattaattaatttaattgagtgGAGAAGTCCTCATCGTCCTTGATACTTGGAAAAtgacattttaataaattaccaaaTGCTTTTCTTGTAAAAGAAGGGAAAGGGAGGGATCACAACGAAGGGC
Above is a genomic segment from Hevea brasiliensis isolate MT/VB/25A 57/8 chromosome 17, ASM3005281v1, whole genome shotgun sequence containing:
- the LOC110658137 gene encoding S-type anion channel SLAH3; the protein is MPTSPRENSSEINEKVPSDNGGTSFSNGISVFSTMILSNNHEVRVNITNSDNHQKLEDKSYDSFKTWSGKLERQISHLRGKPRKPSPENSVEHVDALPVDRYYDALEGPEMENLRASEEIVLPDDKLWPFLLRYPITSFGICLGISSQAIMWKTLATSASTKFLHISPKVNLILWCISLALVATVASIYLVKVILYFEAVRREYYHPIRVNFFFAPWIALLFLALGVPPSVANNLHSVLWFILMTPILCLELKIYGQWMCGGQRRLSRVANPSNHLSILGNFVGALLGASMGLKEGPIFFFAVGLAHYTVLFVTLYQRLPTNETLQKELHPVFFLFVAAPSVASMAWAKIQGSFDYGSRIAYFIALFLYFSLAVRINFFRGFKFSLAWWAYTFPMTGAAIATIRYSNEVTNILTRTLAVILSITSTFIVTALLVTTIVHAFVLRDLFPNDIAIAISEKRPKHHHHRHKKWSHRRRGSSENKEIENYG